One Vitis riparia cultivar Riparia Gloire de Montpellier isolate 1030 chromosome 4, EGFV_Vit.rip_1.0, whole genome shotgun sequence genomic window carries:
- the LOC117912690 gene encoding LOW QUALITY PROTEIN: pentatricopeptide repeat-containing protein At4g33170 (The sequence of the model RefSeq protein was modified relative to this genomic sequence to represent the inferred CDS: inserted 1 base in 1 codon), which produces MSLSKKGNPIDNIKLDSTAKVTTLNPNAAEFVPFALRSSSGSTSTGDASARFTPSGTLGKAKLDRSESSISNNSDEEAHQYWRCQLPDDITPDFKVMGEDESQALGGLSLAGLSLHDSTETSRFSAGSGYILNEQQELSPHHVNGNSFTDKMRYSASPYGEDPSSATFLHLPNKPWDKQIVHSDQLLSNGREGTPYNGNSRHGFVNDMLNEHAIVDETDMNPLEFLALQFPGFAAESLTEVYFANECDLNMTIEMLTQLELQVDGGFSQNMNSKTLSAPNLSGLDFPSLPVPDGQNGLPKYAGDDIQQGVNPYRSSDKDNLLMFKSNSSIPSRGATDFASAVRKLATQDSGIWKFDRNGTADVNVGSSRSSHVLASSYNSGHGRGTYGDRLQNRGSARVAPAWVETGEAVANMYSELREEARDHARLRNAYFEQAQQAYLIGNKALAKELSLKGKLHSIHMKAAHGKAQEAIYRQRNPVSPELQGNARGERMIDLHGLHVSEAIHVLKHELNVLRSTARSADQRLQVYICVGTGHHTRGSRTPARLPVAVQRYLLEEEGLDYTEPQAGLLRVCSKAKRWDDDECILAVCKVLKTHGIFGLKGNQSNAMRNVQRHFHKTTISPFSNTLPTFLYLHFTSLFSPFSSSSHSSSSQWFSLLRTAISTHNLLLGKCTHARIVVSGTAGDHFLTNNLLTMYSKCGSLSSARQVFDTTPDRDLVTWNAILGAYAASVDSNDGNAQEGLHLFRLLRASLGSTTRMTLAPVLKLCLNSGCLWAAEGVHGYAIKIGLEWDVFVSGALVNIYSKCGRMRDARLLFDGMRERDVVLWNMMLKGYVQLGLEKEAFQLFSEFHRSGLRPDEFSVQLILNGVSEVNWDEGKWHADQVQAYAAKLSLSDDNPDVFCWNKKLSECLWAGDNWGAIECFVNMNGLNIDYDAVTLLVVLAAVAGTDDLELGKQVHGIAVKSGLDSDVSVANSLINMYSKMGCVYFAREVFNDMKHLDLISWNSMISSCAQSSLEEESVNLFIDLLHEGLKPDHFTLASVLRACSSLIDGLNISRQIHVHALKTGNIADSFVATALIDVYSKSGKMEEAELLFQNKDDLDLACWNAMMFGYIISNDGNKALELFSLIHKSGEKSDQITLATAAKACGCLVLLDQGKQIHAHTIKAGFDSDLHVNSGILDMYIKCGDMVNAGIVFNYISAPDDVAWTSMISGCVDNGNEDQALRIYHQMRQSGVMPDEYTFATLIKASSCVTALEQGRQLHANVIKLDCVSDAFVRTSLVDMYAKCGNIEDAYRLFKKMNVRNIALWNAMLVGLAQHGNAEEAINLFKSMKSHGIEPDRVSFIGILSACSHAGLTSEAYEYFHSMLNDYGIEPEIEHYSCLVDALGRAGLVQEADKVIETMPFKASASMNRALLGACRIXGDVETGKRVAARLFALEPFDSAAYVLLSNIYAAANRWDDVTDARKMMKRKNVKKDPGFSWIDVKNMLHLFVVDDRSHPQADIIYDKVEEMMKTIREDGYVPDTEFVLLDVEDEEKERSLYYHSEKLAIAYGLISTPASTTIRVIKNLRVCGDCHNAIKYISKVFEREIVLRDANRFHHFRDGACSCGDYW; this is translated from the exons ATGAGCTTGTCGAAGAAAGGGAACCCTATTGACAACATAAAGCTGGATTCGACTGCTAAGGTTACAACTTTGAATCCAAATGCAGCAGAATTTGTTCCATTCGCCCTCAGGTCATCATCTGGAAGCACCAGCACTGGAGATGCATCAGCAAGGTTCACTCCTTCTGGGACACTTGGTAAAGCAAAGCTAGATCGATCAGAATCCTCTATTTCTAATAATTCTGATGAAGAGGCCCACCAATACTGGCGTTGTCAGCTCCCTGATGATATTACTCCCGACTTTAAGGTCATGGGAGAAGATGAATCTCAGGCACTGGGGGGTCTCTCTTTGGCTGGTTTATCCTTGCATGATAGCACTGAAACCTCGAGGTTCTCTGCTGGAAGTGGCTATATATTGAATGAGCAGCAGGAGTTATCGCCACATCATGTTAACGGGAACAGCTTCACTGACAAGATGAGATATTCTGCTTCACCCTATGGGGAAGATCCTTCTTCAGCCACTTTTCTGCATTTGCCAAATAAGCCCTGGGATAAGCAAATTGTGCACAGTGATCAGCTTCTTAGCAATGGTAGAGAGGGAACTCCATACAATGGAAATTCTAGACATGGATTCGTAAATGATATGTTGAATGAACATGCAATAGTGGATGAAACTGACATGAACCCTTTAGAGTTTTTGGCTTTGCAATTTCCTGGTTTTGCTGCTGAGAGCCTTACAGAGGTGTACTTCGCTAATGAATGCGACTTGAACATGACTATTGAGATGCTTACTCAGCTTGAG CTTCAAGTCGATGGTGGTTTCAGTCAGAACATGAACTCAAAGACCTTGTCAGCTCCAAATCTTAGTGGACTGGATTTTCCTTCACTTCCAGTTCCGGATGGTCAGAATGGTTTACCAAAATATGCTGGTGATGATATACAACAAGGAGTCAATCCATATCGATCTTCTGACAAGGACAATCTGCTTATGTTCAAATCCAACTCTTCCATCCCATCAAGAGGTGCTACAGATTTTGCTTCAGCTGTCCGGAAATTGGCAACCCAGGATTCTGGCATATGGAAGTTTGATAGAAATGGCACTGCTGATGTCAATGTTGGCTCAAGCAGAAGTTCACATGTTTTGGCTAGTTCTTACAATAGTGGACATGGGAGAGGCACTTATGGTGATAGGTTACAAAATCGTGGTTCAGCTCGAGTTGCTCCTGCTTGGGTTGAAACTGGAGAAGCAGTGG CAAATATGTATTCTGAGCTGCGGGAAGAAGCTCGTGACCATGCACGCCTACGTAATGCATATTTTGAACAG GCTCAACAGGCTTACCTTATTGGCAATAAGGCACTAGCTAAGGAACTGAGCCTTAAAGGGAAGCTGCACAGCATTCATATGAAGGCAGCTCATGGAAAAGCTCAAGAAGCTATCTATCGTCAGAG GAACCCAGTTAGCCCAGAGCTACAGGGAAACGCACGAGGAGAGAGGATGATAGATCTGCATGGGCTGCATGTCAGTGAAGCCATTCATGTGCTGAAGCATGAGCTGAATGTATTGAGGAGCACAGCGAGGTCAGCAGATCAGCGTCTGCAAGTTTATATATGTGTTGGAACGGGCCATCACACCAGGGGCTCTCGAACCCCTGCAAGACTTCCAGTTGCTGTACAACGCTACCTGCTTGAGGAGGAGGGTCTTGACTACACCGAGCCGCAGGCAGGGCTGCTTCGAGTT TGTTCAAAAGCCAAGCGTTGGGATGATGATGAATGCATTCTAGCTGTTTGTAAAGTTCTCAAGACACACGGAATCTTTGGTTTGAAGGGAAATCAAAGCAATGCAATGCGCAATGTACAAAGGCACTTCCATAAAACCACAATCTCCCCATTCTCCAACACCCTCCCCACCTTCCTTTACCTCCATTTCACCTCTCTCTTCAGCCCCTTCTCGTCGTCTTCACACTCATCCTCCTCACAATGGTTCTCTCTCCTCCGAACCGCCATCTCAACCCACAACTTACTTCTGGGGAAATGCACCCACGCCCGCATTGTTGTTTCCGGCACCGCCGGCGACCATTTTCTGACCAACAACCTCCTGACTATGTACTCCAAATGTGGGTCCCTCTCCTCCGCTCGCCAGGTGTTCGACACAACTCCCGACCGAGACCTTGTCACTTGGAACGCGATTCTCGGTGCCTATGCTGCGTCTGTTGACTCCAATGACGGTAATGCTCAAGAGGGGCTTCATCTTTTTCGGCTTTTACGGGCGTCGTTGGGTTCGACTACTAGGATGACCTTGGCTCCTGTGTTGAAGCTGTGTTTGAATTCTGGGTGTTTGTGGGCTGCCGAGGGGGTTCATGGGTATGCGATTAAGATTGGGTTGGAATGGGATGTTTTTGTTTCTGGGGCACTTGTGAATATTTATTCCAAGTGTGGGAGGATGAGGGATGCTAGGCTTTTGTTTGATGGGATGCGGGAAAGGGACGTGGTGTTGTGGAATATGATGCTTAAGGGATATGTGCAATTGGGTCTTGAGAAGGAGGCATTTCAACTCTTCTCAGAGTTCCATCGGAGTGGGTTGCGGCCTGATGAGTTCAGCGTGCAATTAATTCTTAATGGGGTTTCTGAAGTGAATTGGGATGAAGGCAAGTGGCATGCGGACCAGGTTCAAGCTTATGCTGCTAAATTATCTTTGTCTGATGATAATCCGGATGTGTTTTGTTGGAATAAGAAATTGTCTGAGTGTCTCTGGGCGGGTGATAATTGGGGTGCAATTGAATGCTTTGTGAATATGAATGGATTAAATATAGATTACGATGCTGTGACATTACTTGTGGTTTTGGCTGCAGTTGCAGGTACAGATGATTTAGAATTGGGGAAACAAGTCCATGGCATTGCAGTGAAATCAGGTTTGGATTCAGACGTCTCTGTTGCAAATAGTCTTATCAACATGTATTCAAAGATGGGTTGTGTTTATTTTGCAAGAGAAGTGTTCAATGACATGAAACATTTGGATTTAATTTCATGGAACTCAATGATATCAAGCTGTGCTCAGAGTAGTTTAGAGGAGGAATCAGTGAACCTATTTATAGATCTATTACATGAGGGCCTAAAACCGGATCACTTTACATTGGCTAGCGTTTTGAGGGCTTGCTCCTCACTTATAGATGGCTTGAATATTAGTAGACAAATTCATGTTCATGCTCTAAAAACTGGTAACATTGCTGACAGTTTTGTAGCCACGGCACTTATTGATGTTTATTCCAAGAGTGGAAAAATGGAGGAAGCAGAGctcctttttcaaaataaagatgATTTGGATCTGGCATGTTGGAATGCAATGATGTTTGGGTACATAATAAGCAATGACGGTAACAAAGCATTGGAGCTGTTTAGTCTAATCCACAAAAGTGGAGAGAAGTCAGATCAGATCACATTGGCAACTGCAGCTAAAGCCTGTGGTTGCTTAGTGTTGTTAGATCAAGGAAAGCAAATACACGCTCACACAATAAAAGCAGGGTTTGATTCAGATTTACATGTCAATAGTGGAATTCTAGATATGTATATCAAATGTGGAGACATGGTGAATGCAGGCATCGTATTCAATTATATATCTGCACCTGATGATGTTGCATGGACATCCATGATTTCAGGATGCGTGGATAATGGGAATGAGGACCAGGCTCTTAGGATATACCATCAGATGAGGCAATCCGGGGTCATGCCTGATGAATACACATTTGCTACCCTCATCAAAGCCAGCTCTTGTGTAACAGCATTGGAACAAGGAAGACAACTGCATGCAAATGTGATCAAGTTGGATTGTGTTTCAGACGCTTTTGTCAGGACTTCACTTGTTGACATGTATGCGAAGTGTGGCAACATAGAAGATGCTTATCggttatttaagaaaatgaatgtGAGGAACATCGCACTATGGAATGCCATGTTAGTGGGTTTAGCTCAACATGGGAATGCTGAAGAAGCCATTAACCTTTTCAAGAGTATGAAATCTCATGGAATTGAACCTGATAGAGTCTCCTTTATTGGAATCCTTTCAGCCTGTAGCCATGCTGGCTTAACTTCTGAAGCCTATGAGTATTTTCATTCAATGCTCAATGATTACGGTATTGAGCCTGAGATTGAGCATTATTCGTGTCTAGTTGATGCCTTAGGGCGTGCAGGGCTCGTCCAAGAGGCAGATAAAGTGATTGAAACGATGCCCTTCAAAGCTTCTGCTTCAATGAATAGAGCCCTTCTTGGTGCTTGTAGGA CAGGGGATGTAGAAACTGGAAAGCGTGTGGCTGCACGGCTCTTTGCTTTGGAACCATTCGACTCTGCAGCTTATGTTCTTTTGTCTAATATCTATGCTGCTGCCAACCGATGGGATGATGTAACTGATGctagaaaaatgatgaagaggaagaatGTAAAGAAGGATCCCGGGTTTAGTTGGATTGATGTGAAGAACATGCTGCATTTGTTTGTGGTGGATGATAGATCACACCCCCAAGCTGATATAATCTATGACAAAGTAGAGGAAATGATGAAAACAATCAGAGAAGATGGATATGTTCCTGATACGGAATTCGTGCTGCTTGATGTAGAAGATGAGGAGAAAGAGCGGTCTCTCTATTACCATAGTGAAAAGCTTGCGATAGCTTATGGACTTATAAGCACTCCTGCATCAACCACAATCCGAGTGATTAAAAACCTTAGAGTTTGTGGGGATTGCCATAATGCAATCAAGTACATATCGAAAGTTTTTGAAAGAGAAATTGTGTTGAGAGATGCAAATCGCTTCCACCATTTTAGAGATGGAGCATGCTCTTGTGGGGATTATTGGTAA